A single window of Vibrio sp. SCSIO 43137 DNA harbors:
- the pepT gene encoding peptidase T → MENLVDRFLHYVAFDTQSDGENPQCPSSTGQMVLAEKLKQEMTALGLSDVTLDSNGYLMAKLPSNCGQDVPAIGFIAHMDTAPDESGKNVSPQIVKDYQGGDILLGDSGEKLSPQQYPQLNKLLGHDLITTDGTTLLGADNKAGIAEILTAVEYLINNPEIKHGDICIGFTPDEEIGRGADLFDVDKFSAKWAYTIDGGSVGELEYENFNASSAKVICHGVSVHPGTAKDTLVNSMNIGAQFQLMMPADETPECTDGYQGFYHLTSIKSGIARTELNYIIRDFEREGLEKRKGFMQQKVEELNSQLEKGSVEVELSDSYFNMKEMVEPHPYIIELAKQSMLEVGVEPDITPIRGGTDGARLSFMGLPCPNIFTGGYNFHGIHEFITINGMKQAVEVIVKLAENVAKKQYSVE, encoded by the coding sequence ATGGAAAACTTAGTTGATCGTTTTTTACATTATGTAGCATTTGATACTCAGTCCGACGGCGAAAACCCTCAGTGCCCAAGTAGCACGGGGCAAATGGTTCTGGCAGAAAAGCTAAAACAAGAGATGACGGCTCTTGGCCTGTCTGACGTTACCCTTGATAGCAATGGCTATCTGATGGCAAAACTGCCGTCCAACTGCGGACAAGATGTACCTGCTATTGGTTTTATTGCTCATATGGATACCGCTCCCGATGAGTCCGGTAAGAATGTCTCTCCGCAAATCGTAAAAGATTATCAGGGCGGCGATATTCTGTTGGGTGACAGCGGTGAAAAACTGAGCCCGCAACAGTACCCGCAGCTGAATAAGTTACTGGGTCACGATTTGATAACTACCGACGGCACAACTCTGCTTGGTGCAGATAACAAAGCAGGTATTGCTGAAATTCTTACTGCCGTTGAGTATCTGATCAACAACCCTGAAATTAAACACGGTGATATCTGCATCGGCTTTACTCCTGATGAAGAAATTGGTCGTGGTGCTGATCTGTTTGATGTAGATAAATTCTCAGCTAAGTGGGCATACACCATTGATGGCGGATCTGTTGGCGAACTGGAGTACGAAAACTTCAATGCAAGTAGCGCTAAGGTAATCTGTCATGGCGTTAGTGTGCATCCGGGAACCGCAAAAGATACGCTGGTTAACTCGATGAATATCGGCGCTCAGTTCCAGCTTATGATGCCTGCGGATGAAACTCCGGAATGTACTGATGGTTATCAGGGTTTCTATCACCTTACTTCTATTAAATCAGGTATTGCCAGAACAGAGCTTAATTACATTATTCGTGACTTTGAACGAGAAGGGCTGGAGAAGCGCAAGGGCTTTATGCAGCAGAAGGTTGAAGAGCTGAATAGCCAGCTTGAGAAAGGTAGCGTTGAAGTCGAGCTAAGTGATAGCTACTTTAATATGAAAGAGATGGTTGAACCGCATCCATACATTATCGAGCTTGCCAAGCAGTCTATGCTGGAAGTGGGTGTGGAACCTGATATTACCCCAATCCGTGGTGGTACTGATGGTGCAAGACTCTCCTTTATGGGACTGCCTTGTCCGAATATCTTTACCGGTGGCTATAACTTCCACGGTATTCATGAGTTTATTACTATCAATGGTATGAAGCAGGCGGTAGAAGTGATTGTTAAGCTGGCAGAGAATGTAGCTAAGAAACAGTACTCTGTAGAGTAA